The DNA region GCGCAGACACCGGGCGAGATCGCCGTGAGCATCGTGGCCGAGCTTGTCCAACATCGTAGACAAAACGATTAGGGAGCGTGATGGCGAAACCTTCGGCCAAGACCGACGTCGCAGCAGTTCCCACGCTGGACCAGGCTGCAACCCTGCTTGCTGAAAAGGGCGTGGACAAAGGGCTCTGGGCGCACTCCGCCTTGGTGGCCATCGTTGCGGTGCGCCTCGCCGCAGCGCTTCAGCGCGCCGGGGTAGAGCTTGACATGAACGCCGTGGCCGCCGGAGGATTGCTGCACGACATCGCCAAGGGCTCGCCCAAGCACGCCCACGCCGGCGCGCACCTGCTGGAGGAAGCCGGCTACGACGGCATTGTGGAGATCGTGGCCCGGCACACGGAGTTCATCGTAGCGGCGGATGCGCCCGTGAGCGAGGCCGAGGCCGTCTACCTGGCGGACAAGCTGGTGCGCGGGGACAACATCGTCCTGCTGGAGTCGCGGTTCGAGCACGCAACCACGCGGTTCGCCGGCGACCCCAAGGCGCTGGCCGCCGTGACGCGACGCAGAGCCCAGGCTATCTTCAGCCTGGAGCGCATGGCCAGGGCCATCGGGGCCTCACCGGAAGAGGTCGCCCAAACGCCGAGCGGCCATCCTTTGGAGAACGCCCTGGGTGCGATGAAGGATGCGATGCCCGACCCCGCATTAGTGAATCAACAAACCGCCGAAGCAGATTTGGACAGGGAGGAGCCATGACGTTTGAGACCAAAGGCCCGGCAACCCTGCCCAATGCCTGCGTGTGGCGGCCCGACCTGAGCTTTGCGCCTGCCCCGCTCTGCCCGGCCGGCGGCGCTCCGGAGGTGGAAGCCTTTCCCGAGCTGGACGCCACGGCCCGCGATGAAGCGCTGCAATGCATAGGACGGCTGCAGGACGACAGGCTCCATGTCCGCCAGACAACGGCGATGCGGCTTGCCGGCCTTGGCCCCGGCGTTATCCCCCTGCTGGAGCCCGTGCTACGCGGCGGGTGCTGCCTCCACGAGATCGACGCGGCCCTGGAAACGCTCAAGCGGCTGCGCGACGCGCGGTCCATCCCCATGACCGCCGCATTGCTCGCCTCGCCTTCCGAAGACATTCGCCTGGCCGCGCTCAAGACGCTGCGCTGGTTGACGGACGATCCCGACACCTTTTTGCCGGAGCTGTCCGACCCGTACTGGCGCATCCGGCGCGAGGCGTTGTTCGCGCTCCTGG from Oceanidesulfovibrio marinus includes:
- a CDS encoding HD domain-containing protein; the protein is MAKPSAKTDVAAVPTLDQAATLLAEKGVDKGLWAHSALVAIVAVRLAAALQRAGVELDMNAVAAGGLLHDIAKGSPKHAHAGAHLLEEAGYDGIVEIVARHTEFIVAADAPVSEAEAVYLADKLVRGDNIVLLESRFEHATTRFAGDPKALAAVTRRRAQAIFSLERMARAIGASPEEVAQTPSGHPLENALGAMKDAMPDPALVNQQTAEADLDREEP